In a single window of the Chondrocystis sp. NIES-4102 genome:
- a CDS encoding heat shock protein 70, which produces MINSSSLTSSYAIDFGTSNTAIARWNPATAKGELVKLSGLSQQFASLPPLIPSLVYVEDAAAGKIIAGQNVVDQGWDNNNNRFFRSFKRGIGTQIQGFLPELDGRKLSFEQVGEWYLKELIESLQLQAGEPLQSLVLTVPVDSFESYRNWLMGICQSLAVEQIRILDEPTAAALGYGAVDQELLLVIDFGGGTIDLSLVQLAAKNPQTRGYILKWGQKLLGNSAQKQNTARVIAKAGDNLGGADLDNWVVDYFAQTQALPKSSLTTRLAERLKIKLSQITTAKEVYFNDETLETYELELDRDRFNSILEQRQFFNRLDDLMTQVLQQARRNGVETSDIDSVLLVGGSIQIPAVQNWVKQYFDEDKIKSQNHFEAIAVGALQVAQTYEIKDFLYHSYGIRYWNRQTNSHSWHPIIQTGQPYPTANPVELVLGASCVNQSSIELIIGELGKETANTEVYFDGDRLITRSTDSASTMVQALNDREGARTIAQLNPLGNPGSDRLKLMFNIDDKRYLRITVEDLLTQETLLNNYIVVQLN; this is translated from the coding sequence ATGATCAATAGTTCCAGTTTAACTAGCTCCTATGCAATTGATTTTGGTACTAGTAATACAGCGATCGCTCGTTGGAATCCAGCAACCGCCAAAGGGGAATTAGTTAAGTTATCTGGGTTATCGCAACAATTTGCTTCTTTGCCACCTTTGATTCCTAGTTTGGTATATGTAGAGGATGCAGCAGCAGGTAAAATTATTGCAGGACAAAATGTAGTGGATCAGGGTTGGGATAATAATAATAATCGTTTTTTCCGCAGTTTTAAACGCGGTATAGGGACTCAAATACAGGGTTTTTTACCAGAGTTAGATGGCAGAAAATTATCATTTGAACAAGTTGGTGAATGGTATTTAAAAGAGTTGATTGAAAGTTTACAGCTACAAGCAGGTGAACCTTTACAATCTTTGGTTTTAACTGTACCTGTTGATAGTTTTGAATCCTACCGCAATTGGTTAATGGGAATCTGTCAATCCTTAGCAGTTGAGCAAATTAGAATTTTAGATGAACCGACTGCTGCTGCTTTGGGTTATGGTGCAGTTGATCAAGAATTATTATTAGTTATAGATTTTGGTGGCGGTACAATTGATCTATCTTTAGTACAGCTAGCAGCTAAAAATCCTCAAACGCGCGGATATATTCTCAAATGGGGACAAAAATTGCTAGGTAATTCTGCACAAAAGCAAAATACTGCTCGTGTAATTGCTAAAGCTGGGGATAATTTAGGTGGGGCGGATCTGGATAATTGGGTAGTAGATTATTTTGCCCAAACTCAAGCTTTACCCAAATCTAGTTTAACTACACGTTTAGCTGAACGATTAAAAATTAAACTTTCTCAGATAACTACAGCTAAAGAGGTTTATTTTAACGACGAAACTTTAGAAACCTATGAGTTAGAACTAGATCGCGATCGCTTTAATAGTATTTTAGAGCAACGACAGTTTTTTAATCGCTTAGATGATTTAATGACTCAAGTTTTACAGCAAGCTAGACGTAATGGTGTGGAAACTAGTGATATAGATTCTGTACTTCTAGTTGGTGGATCAATACAAATACCTGCTGTACAAAATTGGGTAAAACAATACTTTGATGAAGATAAGATAAAGAGTCAGAATCATTTTGAAGCGATCGCGGTGGGTGCATTACAAGTAGCACAAACCTATGAGATTAAAGACTTTTTATATCATAGCTACGGAATTCGTTATTGGAATCGTCAAACTAATAGTCATAGTTGGCATCCGATTATTCAAACAGGACAACCTTATCCGACAGCCAACCCAGTAGAACTAGTTTTGGGGGCTTCTTGTGTTAATCAAAGTAGTATTGAGTTAATTATTGGTGAGTTGGGGAAAGAAACTGCCAATACAGAAGTATATTTTGATGGCGATCGCTTAATAACACGCTCTACAGATAGTGCTTCTACTATGGTTCAGGCTTTAAATGATCGTGAAGGTGCAAGGACGATCGCACAATTAAATCCCCTCGGAAACCCAGGATCAGACCGCCTAAAATTAATGTTTAATATAGACGATAAAAGATACTTACGTATCACCGTCGAAGATTTATTAACCCAAGAAACTTTACTGAATAATTACATAGTCGTCCAACTAAACTAA
- the degQ gene encoding trypsin-like serine protease, typically periplasmic, containing C-terminal PDZ domain protein has protein sequence MKKQRFLGKVASHAIALFLGVILTFGSIRVMSSQADTLSVDSKIKNNSIALKQEPIIQAQAPAASSNSFVAAAVAKTGDAVVRIDTEKTVATRVDPFFEDPFFREFFGDRYGRQMPQERQIRGQGSGFITEKNGIVLTNAHVVSGADQVIVTLKDGREFKGVVKGTDEVTDLAVVKIEAPGVDLPIATLGRSGDVQVGDWAIAVGNPVGLNNTVTLGIISTLTRSSAQVGIPDKRIDFLQTDAAINPGNSGGPLLNAQGDVIGINTAIRPDANGIGFAIPIDKAKVIVESLAAGKQVPHPYVGVQMRTLTPELARQSNQDPNSPFLIPEVNGVLVMRVLPNTPAEKAGLRLGDVIVAIDEQEITTAEQLQSLVENSGLNKNLQFTVRRSDRTLKLKVVTSQLQPMS, from the coding sequence ATGAAAAAGCAGAGATTTCTAGGTAAAGTAGCTAGTCATGCCATAGCACTTTTTTTAGGAGTCATTTTGACATTTGGCAGTATTCGAGTAATGTCATCCCAAGCGGATACCTTGAGTGTAGACTCTAAGATTAAAAATAATTCTATAGCTTTAAAACAGGAGCCGATCATCCAAGCCCAAGCACCTGCTGCTAGTTCTAATAGCTTTGTGGCAGCAGCAGTAGCTAAAACAGGAGATGCAGTAGTAAGAATTGATACAGAAAAAACCGTCGCCACCAGAGTTGATCCATTCTTTGAAGATCCTTTTTTTCGAGAATTTTTTGGCGATCGCTATGGGCGACAGATGCCTCAAGAAAGGCAAATTAGAGGGCAAGGTTCAGGATTTATTACTGAGAAAAACGGCATAGTTTTAACTAATGCTCATGTAGTAAGTGGAGCGGATCAGGTAATAGTTACCCTTAAAGACGGGCGAGAATTTAAAGGCGTAGTTAAGGGTACAGATGAAGTTACAGACTTAGCTGTGGTTAAAATAGAAGCTCCAGGAGTCGATTTGCCCATTGCTACTTTAGGTAGATCTGGAGATGTGCAAGTAGGAGATTGGGCGATCGCTGTAGGTAATCCTGTGGGTTTAAATAATACTGTTACCCTGGGTATTATTAGTACTCTTACTCGTTCTTCTGCTCAAGTCGGTATTCCTGATAAACGCATTGACTTTTTACAAACCGATGCTGCAATTAACCCTGGAAATTCAGGAGGGCCTTTATTAAACGCTCAGGGAGATGTAATTGGTATTAATACAGCTATTCGCCCTGATGCTAATGGTATCGGCTTTGCAATTCCCATTGATAAGGCAAAAGTTATTGTGGAAAGTTTGGCTGCGGGTAAACAAGTTCCTCATCCCTATGTTGGGGTGCAAATGCGAACTCTCACACCAGAATTGGCAAGACAAAGTAATCAAGATCCTAATTCCCCCTTCCTAATTCCTGAAGTAAACGGGGTATTAGTAATGCGCGTATTACCTAATACTCCTGCTGAGAAAGCTGGTTTACGTTTGGGGGATGTAATTGTGGCGATCGATGAGCAAGAGATCACTACCGCCGAACAGTTACAGTCTTTAGTAGAAAATAGTGGGTTGAATAAAAACTTGCAATTTACTGTCAGACGTAGCGATCGCACTTTGAAATTAAAGGTAGTTACTAGTCAGTTACAACCTATGTCTTAA